The genomic interval CTAATTCTATTGAAGGGAGCCATATTTTTTCCACAACAACTTCTATTGAAAGCCATTGCCTAAAATCGCTGACACAATTTTTAAGGTTTTCGATTGAGTTGTTTTGTTCAAATTTGGGTGAATCACAAACTGATTGGAGAGCACTAAGATAAGTTGATTGTTCACCTAATACCTTTTTATCAGAACACGAGAGGAAATCGACAAGAATGATATTGAAAAATTTTTTATGGGTCCTTGACGAAAATTGAAATTGAGAATAAGGATCATTTCCTATCACGTTCCCTATTTCAAAATTAACCATTTCATCAATAAGCTCTTTGACAGCCTTAATAATAATCACTTCGCGTTCAGTATCGGTAAATTTCATTTCCATATGTTATAACATGAATTAGCCGTACTAATAGCCGTCTTATAAGACGGCTATTAGTACGGCTAATATTTTCACCGGTGACTTATTATACGGCTATTCGGGCATATAATAACGTTCACGAATATTTTGCCGGTAATATATCTTAAATTATCTAAATACTGCAATATTTTTTTTCAAAGTAAAAATTACCTCTAAGTCTAAACCTACATTACTTGATGAGGTGCATGATGCAAACCGGGTAAAGCGCTATAGCATGGGAACAGAAAAGAGGTGTGTTAACGGGATTAAACGCTTTATCATTTTTCATGGAAAGCGGCATCCGTTACACATAGGAGAACATGGAGTCAGTAGATTTCTTTCTCGTCTTGCAATTAAGAAACAAGTGTCTGCTTTCACACAGAATCAGGCATGAAGCGTCATTGTATTTCTTTATCAGGAAGCGCTTAAACAAGAACGCGGATAAGCTCTATTGTCTTGATACCGCTTCTGCAACATAGAGTTTTCTTGATATGATAACCTAAAAATAAGTCTCTTTTGTAGTACGAGTCAGGGAGAATGACTCCTTTGAGATAATCAAAAGAACATACACTAAGGATCTAAAACATCAACAGTGGTTTATGGAATTATATAACCATTACCCTCTCGGGGGAGAGATACGTTTTCATTTTTCAACACAACTTCACACTATTTATCCCTCCCACTTTTTTCTGATACCACAAAAGGAGGCATTGGAATGTTTTTGATAACATCCGGCGATTCCCAATCATGTAACAAACTATCAAACATACACCTATTCTCGCCTCGAACATAATAAACACCTGGCGGCAAATAGCACCCTTTATCCATACACATCAGGTGCCTCCTTTCCGGAAAAAAGTGGTAAAAAGTAATGTGTTTCAATACCGGGCAAAAAACGCGCAGACGCGGGTACACTGGTACAGAACAAGAAATGTTACGCTGTCTGCGCAAAAAAAGTCGGTAAAAGTTTGCCAGTGTACCTGGGTATCTTCTCTAAGAAACAATTCGATAAAGTAATTTGTTCTAATTCATAAAATTTTTTTAGAATTAACGAAAGCTAAATTTCCATCGCCATTCATTGTGAACAATTATAAGAATTCTCACGCCACCTTCTGTTATCCTATTTTTCTTTTTCTGACAATACTAATTCAAAAACAATGTAATGCAAGATGAATAGTTGTCAAAATTCAAGTTTTTTTAACACGATACCTTTAGAAATTTATTTTGGTTTTGGAAACCAGAATTAAAATGGACATGCCATAAGCGCACAAATTAATGGCCAAGACCAAGGCCATGTAAAGCATTCCTGCCAGCGGGAAAAAAACAAAAACTAAAACACCCATGATCAGAGTAACAATCCCGGCGATCAGCATCCAACCCCAGCGTGGAGAAGGGCGGAATGCAAAGGCCATAACGATTTCAAGCGAACCTTCCAAAAGGAGAAATACACCGATCAGGATACTGAGTCCCATAAGCCCTGCGGCAGGAAAAAGCAGCATTATTCCTCCCGCGATGACAGAGAGGATACCGGATAACAGCAATAGCCAACGCTCACGCCGTTTAAAAAACGCAAAGACCTGAAAACCACCGCTCAACACCAACAAAATACCGACCAGAATATTGATGCCAAGCGCTGTCGCAAAAGGCAAAAACGCCGCTAATAATCCGGAGAGTAAAAAAACAATGCCTTCAAAGATATACCAACCCCGCTGTTTTGAGATTTCTTCCTTACGCCTTTGTTTCAAGGCTCCAAGGTCAATTTCTTCTTGTTTAAATTCGTAGAATACAAACATGTTTATCTCCTTTCTGTATTGATAGAGGTTATCTCCTGAAACGGATTTCTTTTTCCCCTTGGATTTCTTCGCTGTTTTCTTGCCGGGTTTGCTTTTTTTCCATGACAACCTCTTTCTTTTTCTTGTCATAGGAGATAACAACGAAATCACCGGGCTTAAAACTTTGCCCCAGCATCTTTTCCGCCAGACCTGCTTCGACTTCTGAGCAAATGTAGCGCTTCAGCTCACGCGCACCAAATTCAGGTTTAAATCCGATATCAGACAGATAATCGATCAGGCTATCATTAAAGTCCAGCGTGATCTCCTGAGCATGGGCAAGGCGTTTAACCCGTTCCATCTGCAGGGCTATAATATCTCGAATCTGCTCTTTGCAGAGAGAGTGGAAGACAATGATCTCATCAATCCGGTTGAGAAATTCCGGACGGAACCGATGTAGCAGCTCATCCATCAATCTTGATTTCAGATCATCATAGGAAAGCTGCTCCTTTTCTTCTTTTCGGGAATTTTCCTGAATGAGATGAGAACCGATATTACTTGTGGCGATAATAATCGTATTGGAAAAATCAACCATGCGTCCTTTTCCATCCGTTAAACGTCCGTCATCAAAGACCTGCAACAGGATGTTGCAAACATCAGGGTGCGCTTTTTCAATCTCATCCAATAGCACTACAAAATAAGGGCGTCTGCGCACACGCTCGGTGAGTTGTCCCCCCTTCTTCATAACCAACATAGCCTGGAGGGGAACCTATCATACGCGCCACGGCATGTTTTTCCATGTATTCAGACATATCAATACGCACCATGGCATCTTCATCGCCGAATACCATTTCAGCCAATGCCTTGGCAAGCTCAGTCTTACCGACACCCGTCGGACCCAAAAACAAGAAGCTGGCAATTGGTTTACTGACTTCACATAAATCGGCGCGAGACAGGCGCACGGCAAGGCTCACAGCTTTGACAGCCTCTTCCTGGCCGATGACACGCTCATGGAGTTTTTCTTCCATTCTCAGGAGTTTTTCCCGTTCTTCTGCCGTGAGATCACTGACCGGGATACCGGTCAAAGAGGATACGATTTCAGCAATATTCTGCATTGTAACAACCGGCGTTTCGCTGCTGCGGTTTGCTTGACATTCCTTATCCTGTTCATCGACATGCTTTTTTTTGACTTCAATATTGGCATGTATTCTTTGGCCTTCTCATAATCCTTTCGTGTATTTGCGGACTTTTCCTCTCGTTCCAGGGCCTTGACTTCATTTTGCATCTTCAGAATTTCTGATGGGCGAGAAGTTGCGCGAATACGCACACAGGAAGCGGCCTGATCAAAAGGTCTATCGCCTTATCCGGCAGATAGCGATTTGTCACGTAACAATCGGACAATTCAGCCGCCGCTGCAATCGCCTCATCTGAAAGACTGACCTTCTCATGCGCTTTTTCGCGCAGCTTTTTGCAAAATATCCTTGGCATCGTCACTCAGGTAATTGTCCAGGTCTACAGACTCGCGGTCACCAAGATTTTGGTGTGCACGGTGGGAGATATCCGATGGCTCATGACCAATAACACTGTCGAAAGGATCTCGGCCACCAAAAAAAGTATCAAAAAGTGAACCGCCAAACATGGATTCAAGTGGTGAACGGAAACCACAGCCGCTGCGGCCACCCGCTCGATGCAGCAATTTCTGATAATGGTCATCGCAGAGCTCTCTGGTTTTACGAAGGCCGTTTTCAATAACTTTTGCACGATAGGCGGCTGGTGCACTGCAAACATCAAATCTTCCGTTGCCCATAATATTAATCCTTTCTTTGTGTAGTATTAGAATTATCGGTCGAGTAGACGGCTTGAGTACGCCAGCCGTCTACTCGATCGAATTATCACATGTGCCGTTTACTCTTCTAACATATGTGGAATAATTTATTTGTCTTTTTGCCTTCTTTTGAAATATAAATATTTAACAAGCGATCATGTTTTTCAACCTTTATCTTAATCGGGATCGACATGTTCAGGTAATCTCATTGTACTTGTAAAAAACTGTGTAGCATCTTTAAACATACTATCAAGCGAACGCCGGTGCAAGTAAGGCATGTGCCCACCATGATATACTTTGAATTATACCTAAATCCTGCAAACGATTTTCGCAATGCGAAAAAGGGATGTACTGTCTCCATCTGCGGTATACTTACCACTCTCAAAAGACTAAAAAAACGAAATACAACGTCGGTTTTCTACTGAAAAACTACATCCAGTGACATGCGTTCCCACTTTTCCCATTCCTCCTGATGGAGAAATTTCTCCGGCAATTTTAATGTCATCTGCCGGCTTCTCTCCACCAGTTTCCCTGCCACACGGATTAACCACAGTCTCATCGTCTTTACTTCCCACTGTTGTATCACTCCACCACTGAGCAATCCCATCCACTTCAAAAGATTATACGCTAACACCGCACACTGAAATAGCGCAGCATTGGCCAAAAATTCACCCGTACGTATGTGCCCCGCATTCATCTGTCCTTTACTCTCTTCTATCAAAGTCTCGCAGGTAGCCCTCTTTCCATAACAACGATGCGCTTCCATCGGACTTAACCGCTCCGTTGTAACGTAACAAAAATACTCATACACGGACACTTCTACTAATTTCTTTTCTCTTTTGACCAATTGCCGCACTGCCACAAAACGTCTCGCACGATCCCACCCTGCACATCGATACCAAAATTCAGCCTGTTCCCATCCTGGCTCCCCTTTCACCTCATTCCATTTCTGCCCTTCAAGCAATCCTTCCAGATTCTTCAGCTTTACCTTAATCAGATATCCCGCCAATATTGACTCAAGGTATTCAAGTAATTCTCCGGTAAAAAAACCGCTGTCTCCCCGAAATACCACCCTTACCCCCTTATTCATGTACGCCATACATTCCTTCATGAACTCTACTACTCCGTTACTCGTGTAGGCGCTTCCACAGCGGAACCAACTATGTAATACCTCCTTTGTTTCTGCAATAAATGCCATTAAGGGATGATACGCCTTCTGCCCCTTCTTGTGCGGATTATATCCTACCTCTGCACCCTCCTGTTTCCCATATACACCATCTACGGTAGAATCAACATCTATCCATACTTCGCAAAGAGCACTCCTGAGTTTATGGCCTGATCTCACCGCACGCTTCCATATCTTTCCCCTAAACCGGTGGATCACCCCCGTCAGTTCCACTATATCTCCCTGACTCGCCAGCTTCATAATACGTCCTATCGTAGTATCTACAGGTACCTCTTTCCAACCGGACATCTTCTTCAATACCTCATCTGTACACACCTTCATCACCTCTACCATCGATGTCGCCCCTGCTATCAACCCTATCACTACCATTTGTACCGCATCGACAAACTGATACCGGGCATTTGCTCCACGATCCTTATGGACCGCTTCATGGACTCTCTCCCGGAACATCAGCTTACCCATAAATTCAATACCGGTAAAAGCCCTGCATGTACCGTTAAGCCTTTCCCGCTCATCTCTGCCTTGATTTTCGGTTGTCTTTTGCTGTATTTTTTTGCTATATTCTTCATCGAAATGGTGAATCTCCTTTCAGGTGTTTTTTGTTATCAATATACCGCCGAATACCTTGGAAATCCTACCATTTCAATCCTATTCCTGCAACAAGGCTTTGCCTTGTTTGCAGGATTTAGGTTATATATTATCGCTAATCTCAGGATCCAGATCCATTTGCTTAATCGTAATCCAGGTAGCATAATATGGAGTTACCAGATCAAATACACCATGAATGATTAATACCTGCATATGGGGATTTATGCACATTGCCTGCTTTAAGTCCGCTACAGCTTCGGCAAACCCTTGTTGCCCCTGAATACCCGACCACCAGTTCCACGATTTGAACACCTCCTCATTTAAGAGGAGATAGGGTAACTCAGTCTTAAAATCCAAATGGTCACGCACATAGGTATTGAAGGCTGCTGTTACTGGTGCATTGAGCCGGTCGAGATACGGATCGCCACCAGCAAGCATCTGTCTTGCAGGATCAGAATCGACAAGTTTAATCGACCCATCGTATAAACTCACCAAACGTCTCTGGTCTGACAATAAGGCTTTAGCGAAGCGAGCCGGTGGGACGCGTCCTGCCCAACGATGCAGGATGTCCGCATGTAATCCCATCATGTTGCTCGATTGCTCAATCCAATCCGGCAGCAAGTCACCACCGGCTAATCCGGTTAAATATTCTGATAAGGCGAAACGCTCCACTTCACCAAGCGAAACACGGGGGTTATCAGCTTTATACGTTATCATGTCACTGCGTTCATGGAATGCCGCCACTGCAGTGTAGCTCGGCAGCAAGGCCACCCAAGGCCACAGGCTTCGTTCGCTGCCCCAAAGCAACCCAAAATCAATCGCCGGAGAGATGAGTACCAACCCACTTGGCACAATGCCAAAATCTGACTGAAGCAGTTTTGATAAACGTGCGACCCTAAAACCGCCATAGCTTTCTCCGGCAAGAAAAATTGGCGAAAGCCAACGTTCCTCCTTGGTCAGATAAGTGCGAATAAAGCGGGCCAGAGAGTCGGTATCTTCCACCACGCCCCAGGCGTATTTACCTATCGATTTTTCCTTCGAAGGTCTCAACTTCCGCCCTTTATTGTTTTCGGTGTCATCCTTAATCTCACGACTGTAACCCGTTCCAACAGGATCTACAAAGACCAGATCCGTAAACGATAGCCAACTCTTTGAATTATCGAGTAATCGGGCTGGCATATGGAGTACCTTTCCATCGTCACTGAACTCGACGCGTTTTGGACCTAAAGCTCCCATGTGCAGATATGCCGAGGCAGCACCTGGACCACCGTTGAAAACAAAGGTCACCGGCCGTGGGTAATCATGTTGTTCGTCAGCGGTATAACTGATATAAAAAATCCTGCTGACTGGCTTTGCCTCCTTATCCGTTATGGTCAGCGATGCTGCGGTGGCAAAATACTCCAGTGTTTTATCCGCTGTCGTCAGAGTATGTTGGGTAACGGCCCTGTTCGATGCGTCAAGAACACGCTCTTCGGCCTGCTGTTTTTCCACCTCAACCTTCTTGTTGTCTGGCACACCCAATACAATAGACGTATACATAAAGCAAACACAAATCAGCGTAAAGGCTGATATTGTGAATCGATTAGTGCTTCCTAATGTGTTAAACATTTTTAACCTTGTTCTAATGTAATCCATGGAAAAAGGCAGTCAAATCGACCGATCTTTTGAAATGGCATGATTCGGTAAAACTTACCAACTTAACACCACATACTGCTGCGCATTGCCTCTCCGAAGGAGCAGCAGTATACTTTTATCATCGCTGCTCTTCTCGACCGCACGCTTGAACTCGGCAGCATTTTTCACGGGTTCGCGATCCACCTGCATAATCACAGTGCCAGGCTCAATGCCTGCCATTGCAGCAATAGATCCTGGTCTGACTTCCGTGACCACAACACCTTCCCCCATTTTGACTCCAAATTGTTCAGCCAACTGCGGGGTTAGCGTTTGTACCGTCAGACCAAGTTTCTCGGCGCTTTGCGACGAAGTCTGTGCAGCCAGTTTTTCTCTGGTGAGCTTGCCGATTGTCACAGTAAGCGTCATTTGTTTTCCTTCCCTCAGGATAGTCAACTCTTCCGTGCTGCCCGGCTGAGTGAGTGACACTCTGTTACGGAAACTGCCGACATTTGTTACCGGTTCCCCGCGATATGCAATGATTATATCCCCTTGACGCAACCCTGCCATATCAGCCGGTGAATCGTCTGAAACCTGAGAGACAAGTATACCCTTGACCTGTTCAACACCGAACGACTTTGCAAGATCAGCGGTAAGCGGTTGAATCACAATACCAAGGTAACCACGCGTTACTTCTCCTTTATCGATCAACTGATCGGCGATCTCCCTGGCAAGATTGATAGGAATCGCAAATCCCACACCCATATATCCGCCACTGCGGCTGAAGATGGCGGTATTGATGCCTACCACCTCAGCATCCAGATTGACCAGTGGACCACCAGAGTTACCGGGATTAATCGCTGCATCTGTCTGGATGAAATCTTCATAATCGTTAATACCAATACTCGTACGCCCCTTGGCGCTCACCACACCTACGGTGAGGGTATGACTCAGTCCAAATGGGTTGCCAATGGCAACAACCCACTCCCCAACCTCCAGCTTGGAGGAATCACCCAGTTTTGCCGCCGGCATACTGCTAGCCTTGATTTCTATAACCGCCACGTCTGACTGGGGGGTCCCGACCTGTAATTTTAGCGTTATATTCAGAACCATTCTGGAATTGCACCCGGATAGTATCAGCATTTTCCACAACGTGATTATTAGTAAGGATGTATGTTTTGTCAGACAGCAATCCGTCCTTTACCTCGAACACAAATCCGGAACCCTGTCCAATAATACGGTGTTCACTTTGAGGTTTATCAGAAGGCGGTGTCCGAGGAATACCGGGGAATGGTTCACCAAAGAAACGTTTGAAAAACTCATCCCCAAAGGGCCATGAATCGCCAAAGGGTAACCGAAACCGTGTTCTCGCCGAATCAGATACTTTCGATTCAACCTGTATCATTACTTTGTTAAAATAATATGCAAAACAACCTTAATTCCCTCTATTTAAAAGGATTTATGCTTTGAAAAATCCTTGATTAATACCATACAATAAGTAGGATGCCGAACGCAAAGGCATACAAAATATATCACTTTATGAACGGTTTCAGTGGTTTTTAACAAAGTAATGCTGTATGAAAACCACAGATGGCGATACTTCCCGTGCCACAGATGCAAAGGCCTTACCGGTCTGGCGCAGGTCTTTAATACCGTTGTCTTCTAATGCATAGGCTGGCATTACACTAAAACAGAAAAGCGTTACGTGCAGCATCATTAATTTTATCTTCCTCGTATTCTCCTGCATCCTTAATTTCTATTGCTACCGTTGCCGATCTTAATCAGTTTAAAAACTAATCTTGCAAACCTCTCTTTACATAAATTGTCTCCTCTTGCCCATAAATTTCGCCTATCATGGAGGCGCTGTCATTACATAAAAATGCTCCAATAAGCGCCTCCATAATAACCAACAACAACATCATTCTCCCTTTATTTCAATCTTACGCACATTTTCCTGCGCTTTTCCACTCTTAGGCAGATTGATTTTCAACACCCCTTTTTTGAACGAAGCCTTCACTTTTTCCTGGTCAACTTCACAGGGAAGTTGCAGAGAACGGTAAAAGGATCCGTAACTTCGCTCTACATGATAGTACTCTTTGTCCTTTTCTTCCTTTTCCTGTTTCTTCTCCCCTTTAATAGTGAGCACATCGTCTCTTAAAGTAATTTCAACATCATTTTGATCCATTCCCGGCACTTCTGCGATAATCTCAATTTCTTTGTCATTTTCACTTACATCTATCTTCGGTGAAAACTCGGCGAATCGCTCTTCCTTTAATGGGAGGGACGGGAATCTGTCAAACCCTCTGAAGAAATCGTCAAATAATCGGTCCACTTCTCTCTGAAGGGTCGCTACAGGGTGTTGCAGTCCTGATAGTGCAGGCTGCTGTTTTCTTCTATTCCAGGTTATTAAATCTTTCAAGGCCATGGTCGACCTCCTTTCTTATCAATTAAATGTTACATGAATGTACAAAACTTTTTTCTGCATGGTACAATAAAAATCTGAAACAGTCGGGGGAAACAGGACCTTGCAGTTCCTCACATATCAACCATTATTTCTTTCTCTCCTGAGTTTGCTCAGTCTTCTCTTCAGTGTGAGCTTGACCGGTTTCTTTGCTAAACAAATTGACTGCCCGCTCCCAGAACTTGCGAATCTTAGATGCCGCTCCTTTTTCTTCAATCTTTGTCGTCAGCTTGGTGATATCATCCTCAAGCTGTTTCACAATTTTCTTAGCCTCCTCGTCTTCCAGCAGTGCTCGGTATGTTCCCAACTGGATTTGAGCCAGTCTCAAGTTGTCCTGTGCAGCTTCGTGCTTACCCTCTTCAACCATGCGCTCAGCCAGCCTTAACGCATGCTGTACTTCTACAAGCGGATTGTCTACCTCATGGAAAACGAGCTTTACACCTTTCGTCTGCGCAAGGGCCAACTGGACCAGTGCTTCGTCCGGCTTTCCCTTGTCCAATAAAGACTCTGTATGGTTCAATTTTCGCTCAATATAGCTGAGGTCTACAAGCACAGATGTATAAATGACATCAACATCTGCAAGTCGCAGTCCTTTAAGTGCCGCCTCCTTCTCCTTGGCGTCAATGATCGGTTCTACAATTTCCATAGCGATAGTGCCCTCATATAAGGCAATCTTGTCGTCCTGGACCTTGTCAACCTCCCGATAAACCACTTTACCGCTGACATCTTTCACCGATGTCGTCACCGTAGTAACGGGGAGTAATTCCCTCACAACCTGCGTCAGCCTCTGAGCATTCTTGATCTCCGGTTTTGCAGCTTCGGGGTTCTGATCGATGAGACTTTTTGCTGCATTGTTCAGATGATTGACGATACGCGAAGTCAAGAGAGATGCTTGGTGCTTATCCTGCGCAGACAAAGCGCCTTCAGTGTACCGTTCTACGGTTGTCTGATAGCGTTTACCACTGCCAAACGTGATGTATGATTGATCCCGCTGCTCTCCGCCACCCAATGCCTTTTCTGAGGCGATGACAGTCGCGCACATAAACAGAGAGAGAGCAATTAATGCAACCACACCAGAAATTACTGTACCTTTTCGATCATGAAAAAACTTACGAATTACGTTCATTTCTTTCCGTTTCTCCTTTCTCATACTAAAAAGTAATATATTATATTACGACATTACGACATAATATTACGACAAAAAATCCTTCCGTATTCGTTAATACTCACAGGCTGTTTCTCATCTCACCTGGCGTTAACCGCTTCAATCAACCGTACGTCACGCCACTCTCTGTTATCCTATCTGAATCTTCTTTGGTTGTGCTTCCGGCGCCTTTGGCAGTGTCAGGGTCAATACACCGTCTGCCAGTTTTGCATCAATTTTTCCCGTATCAATGATATTTGATACGGTAAATTTCCTGGTATAATGACCTACATTGTACTCGGTATACACCGGATTAAGATGTTCATACGGCGTAAAGTCTATTTTTGCATCAACCTCCAGGACATTATTTTCCAGCACGACATTTACATTTTCCTTTTTCACACCCGGGACATCCATGGTGACGACCAGACTTTTATCGGTTTCAACGATATCCGTCATGGGAATATAATATTTGCCTTGCACCGTTTTCTCTCCCTTATATTCTGTTTTTTCCGGTTTCTGACTTTCAACCGTTGCTACTTCCTTTGTTTCATTACTCATACCATCCTCCTTTCAGGGTTATTATTGAATTGCAATACGTTTTGGTTTCTCTGACTCCGCACGGGGCAGAGAGATTACCAGAAGGCCATCTATATACTCTGCTCTGACCTGATCAGATTCTACGTTAACCGGTAGTCTCAATGTCCTGTCAAATTTGGATGCAGTACGCTCAATACGGTGGTAACTGACATTTTCGCCGTAGTCGATCCTGCGTTCTCCGGATAGCCGTAATATGTTGTTTTTTACCTCTATGTTCAGATCCTCCTTCTTTACCCCTGCTAATTCTGAAACGAGCACCAAATCGCCATCTTTTTCAAAAATATTCATCGGCGGATACACCCCTCTACTGGTCGTAGTATTCTCAAAAAAACCCGTGTCGCGCGCCAGGTCCATTGCCTCCTGAAGCCCTAATAATGTTTCCAATGTCCTTGATAATGGTAACATGACAAATCCTCCTTTCAGTTTCAGAAAAAATCAAATTACTTGACACATCAAAAATAACTCAATACATTTATACAAGAAAACCGGTTTTTCCCTTTCTGACAATGCTTATCGCAACAAATGTGCCAAATTATATAAGTTATTGCTATTTCTAATGTTAGTATATTCTGTCTGTAGAAAAAACATAATATTCCGGGAAAATGGGAACGGTTATTCCCTTTTGTGTGGATTTATATTCCCAAATCAGTTATCATTGTGCGTAAAGACGATGTACTCTTGTGTCAAATGATGGGTAATATCAAAATTATGTGTTCTGTGCTAATGCAGGATGCATTTAAATCGATATACAAGAAACAACACACAATATTATGTTATGACTGTTTGGGAAATACTTGTCTCACTCACCTAAAATCTCATCAATGCAGGTATGAATAAAAAAAAGAATTCTGTTCAAAAATGGCTCGTTCCGTATAACGGCGATAAGACCGATGTTCCGCCTTATTTCTTTACCGATGATGGAAGCATTGACAAATCTATAATAGATAACCTTGATTCAGATGTTATTCTTTTGGACAGAGATCTCAACATTGTACTGATGAATAAGGCAGCGGAAAAGACATGTGGTGTGAGTTTTCACGAAGTAAAAGGTACCAACTATATGGCGTTACGACTGAAATCCTTAGAACAAGAGCTGTCAAAGAACTTGAATAATGTCCTTCAAACGAAGAAAACCTTTAATATTGATGTAAGGACGACCATGATATACACCCATACGATCAAAATCCAGACCATCAAAGAGGTAAAAAGTCCGCTCGATTTCTGAGGAATTCTATGTAGACCAATTAAGGTGCATATCAACCGTTTCAGAACCTACTCTGATAGAAAGGGTATGATCACTGGATGGATAGAAAATAAGAACCTTTACTATTTCAGATTACACAAAATGAATGCATTATTAATAAAAGGCGGTTATGTAGTAGACCCTGCTTCCGACTTTGAAGGATACGCTGACGTTCTTGTAAAAAATGGGAAAATAGAGGCGGTGTCACCCAATATTACCACCAACCCCTCTGTCAGGATTATTGATGCAACGAATAAACACGTCATCCCAGGTCTGATAGAGTGCCATGTTCATTTTCGTGAACCAGGGCTTGAATACAAAGAAGATATCAGAACAGGCTCACGCGCCGCTGCAAAGGGCGGATATACGACAGTGATTTGCGAGCCCAATACAAACCCGCCTATCGATTCCCCCGCCATAGTGGATTTACTCACGGAAAGAATTTTAGAAAAGAGCATAATAAAAGTGTTTGCCAAGGCATGCATTACAAAAGGTTCATTAAGTGAAGAGTTGACGGACATTGCCGCCCTTGCTAAGAATACCCGTATAAAAGCATTATCGGACGACGGCAATCCGGTATTCAACGATGCTTTAATGTGCAAGGCTTGCGAGCTTTCAGTACAACATGCTATTATTATTAGCCCACATTGCGAAGACTCTCCATTTTATTTGAATAAGATAAAAGACATTCCCGGCGCAACCCGTTTCCCAGGCGAACCTTATTCACACGAAACCGATTTTGCCAGGCGTGACATCCGCT from Candidatus Kuenenia stuttgartiensis carries:
- a CDS encoding dihydroorotase, whose amino-acid sequence is MNALLIKGGYVVDPASDFEGYADVLVKNGKIEAVSPNITTNPSVRIIDATNKHVIPGLIECHVHFREPGLEYKEDIRTGSRAAAKGGYTTVICEPNTNPPIDSPAIVDLLTERILEKSIIKVFAKACITKGSLSEELTDIAALAKNTRIKALSDDGNPVFNDALMCKACELSVQHAIIISPHCEDSPFYLNKIKDIPGATRFPGEPYSHETDFARRDIRFTEQAKGRLHISHISLKDTLAAIQQAKERGIGKFTCEVTPHHLLLDNSFRDKDGNMPRTNPPLRSRMDVEAMQNGLASGIIDVIATDHAPHTDDDLKKGATGFVGLETALGVLLTKLVHTGIITFKELIIKMSVNPARIFQINGGSLAAGMPADITIIDKNKEWTVDVNVFESKGRNCPFHGWKLKGQVLTTIVNGKVVVDNYKIEC